From Actinopolyspora lacussalsi, a single genomic window includes:
- a CDS encoding iron complex transport system substrate-binding protein (product_source=KO:K02016; cath_funfam=3.40.50.1980; cleavage_site_network=SignalP-noTM; cog=COG0614; ko=KO:K02016; pfam=PF01497; superfamily=53807), with protein sequence MTSRVAVTLLLTTSLLATGCGANVAPASNGESGTVTIENCGRTIEYPEPEHPVAYDMSSTEKMFALGLADRMRGIVMPSTADPSVKRSPWREDYRSVETLSTDVLSLEVVLDAEADWVLAGWESGFSQARGITPSKLDSLGIRSYQHTESCFNYGSDPVRVPPLEALYTDLRQIGKIFRIEDRAQRVVADLKRRARALREERPQGTPPRVFIYDSGTDKPFTSGAQAAPNAIVSLAGGRNITHDLDKRWTTIGWESVVRANPEVITVVDYGDKPVEDKIAFLKSFPPLAQTPAIKNDRFHVIDYGAAVSGPRNIAAAEKFADYLRSIGR encoded by the coding sequence ATGACCTCACGCGTCGCAGTCACGCTCCTGCTGACCACCTCGTTACTGGCAACCGGCTGCGGAGCCAACGTCGCGCCCGCCTCGAACGGTGAATCCGGCACGGTCACCATCGAGAACTGCGGGCGCACGATCGAATACCCCGAACCGGAACACCCGGTCGCCTACGACATGAGCAGCACCGAGAAGATGTTCGCCCTCGGGCTGGCCGACCGCATGCGGGGCATCGTCATGCCCAGCACCGCCGACCCGTCGGTGAAACGCTCCCCGTGGCGGGAGGACTATCGCTCCGTCGAAACGCTCAGCACCGATGTGCTCAGTCTCGAGGTTGTCCTCGACGCGGAGGCGGACTGGGTCCTCGCCGGTTGGGAGTCCGGTTTCAGTCAGGCCCGGGGCATCACTCCGAGCAAACTCGACTCCCTCGGCATACGCAGCTACCAGCACACCGAGAGCTGCTTCAACTACGGATCGGATCCGGTTCGCGTGCCACCGCTGGAGGCCCTCTACACCGATCTGCGACAGATCGGGAAGATCTTCCGCATCGAGGATCGCGCGCAACGCGTGGTCGCGGACCTGAAGCGACGTGCCCGAGCTCTTCGCGAGGAACGACCACAAGGCACTCCACCCAGGGTGTTCATCTACGACTCCGGAACCGACAAACCCTTCACCTCCGGTGCTCAGGCGGCACCCAACGCCATCGTCTCGTTGGCGGGCGGGCGCAACATCACGCACGACCTCGACAAGCGCTGGACCACGATCGGGTGGGAATCGGTCGTGCGGGCGAATCCCGAAGTGATCACCGTCGTCGACTACGGGGACAAACCCGTCGAGGACAAGATCGCGTTCCTGAAGTCGTTCCCCCCGTTGGCGCAAACGCCCGCGATCAAGAACGACCGGTTCCACGTCATCGACTACGGAGCCGCCGTCAGCGGACCCCGCAACATCGCC